A window from Nitrospira sp. ND1 encodes these proteins:
- a CDS encoding efflux RND transporter periplasmic adaptor subunit, with amino-acid sequence MTETAGVFRRNSEGQHRRAGDWRSLAGRCLVIGLVLISAVACDRDAPVAPPAGKPVSRAADGMVHLTDPEIARAGIEVMTVKKEPFTFHREFPATVQANENELAEVTTLIRGRVVEVLVDVGKDVKKGERLALLDSTDLGMAEGAYLKSAARQHEAQLAFERAENLHEHRAISLAELQRREAEMKTARADAREASHRLALLGLPAQEIKRLEREQTIRSDVAIRAPFAGRVIMRNITRGEVVETSRNCFTIADLSDVWVVANVPEKDVRFIRPKDRVHVMVPAYPHGLFSGTVTYISDVLDPSTRTMRVRVTVLNPDRTLKPEMFAMVRVFASPQPEALAVPLTAVQQDGTGKLLFVRQADNRFESRRVLLGDELDGKTIVLEGLHEGEDVVVKGSFAIKSEFDIHKIEPTP; translated from the coding sequence ATGACAGAGACAGCGGGGGTATTCAGGCGGAATTCAGAGGGACAGCATCGGCGAGCCGGTGACTGGCGTTCTCTTGCGGGACGATGCCTGGTGATCGGGCTGGTACTGATATCGGCAGTAGCCTGTGATCGGGATGCGCCCGTGGCGCCGCCGGCCGGTAAGCCGGTGAGCAGAGCCGCCGACGGGATGGTGCATCTGACCGATCCTGAAATTGCCAGGGCCGGCATCGAGGTGATGACGGTCAAGAAAGAGCCGTTTACCTTCCATCGCGAATTTCCCGCGACCGTGCAAGCCAACGAGAATGAACTGGCAGAAGTCACGACTCTCATTCGAGGGAGAGTCGTCGAGGTGCTGGTCGATGTGGGGAAGGATGTGAAGAAGGGTGAGCGGCTGGCGTTGCTCGACAGTACCGATCTCGGGATGGCCGAAGGAGCGTACCTCAAGTCGGCGGCAAGGCAACACGAAGCGCAGCTGGCCTTTGAGCGGGCGGAAAATCTCCATGAGCATCGTGCGATCAGTCTGGCCGAACTGCAACGCCGGGAAGCGGAAATGAAAACCGCGCGCGCCGATGCGCGGGAGGCATCGCATCGGCTGGCGCTCCTTGGCCTGCCGGCTCAGGAAATCAAACGGCTTGAACGCGAGCAGACGATCCGGTCCGATGTGGCGATTCGAGCGCCCTTTGCAGGTCGCGTGATCATGCGTAATATCACGCGCGGGGAGGTGGTGGAGACCTCGCGGAACTGTTTCACCATCGCCGACCTGTCCGATGTCTGGGTGGTGGCCAACGTGCCGGAAAAGGACGTGCGCTTTATTCGTCCGAAGGACCGGGTTCACGTGATGGTTCCGGCCTATCCGCATGGGCTGTTCTCCGGCACCGTGACCTACATCAGCGATGTCCTCGACCCATCGACCAGGACGATGCGTGTCCGTGTCACCGTGCTCAATCCCGATCGGACCTTGAAACCGGAGATGTTCGCCATGGTCCGTGTCTTTGCGTCCCCTCAACCCGAGGCGCTGGCGGTGCCGCTCACGGCTGTGCAACAGGACGGCACGGGCAAATTACTGTTCGTGCGGCAAGCGGACAATCGATTCGAATCGCGCCGGGTTCTCCTGGGAGACGAGCTGGACGGCAAGACCATCGTCCTGGAGGGGCTGCACGAGGGTGAAGACGTGGTGGTCAAAGGGTCCTTCGCAATCAAGTCGGAGTTCGATATCCACAAAATCGAGCCCACGCCATGA
- a CDS encoding efflux RND transporter permease subunit encodes MIASLLEFSLRQSILVIGLACMFSVAGLFAFQSIPIDAYPDVTNVQVQVLTEAPGLSPVEVERFITYPIELQMNGLPGLTEIRSLSKFALSQLTVVFEDDVDVYFARQLVLERIMAVKERLPAGIDPVLAPVTTGLGEIYQYYLEGPQAHATDTALVEAELTNQRTVQDWVLRPLLKSVPGVIDVNGLGGFVKQFQVLVDPDKLRKYSLTLHDIYEAVQKNNANSGGNVLERHAERAIVRGLGLIKTLPDIERIVVKEAGGTPVFVRDVAEVRIGHAVRHGAAVLNGEREVVAGTVLMLRGGNAREVVQAVKRRVDTIQQDGLLSEGLKIIPFYDRIELVTAAINTVRDALIEGIVLVTIVFFLFLGHVRSAIVVTVSLLVTPLMTFLVMQRVGLSANLMTLGGLAIGIGEIADGSLVVVENVYRHLSENHLHQRSRLEVIFRATSEVGRPIVFGILIISVVFLPLMTLHGMEGKMFAPLAYTLVISLLMSVVVTLTLSPVLASLILRGDHPEETRLTRWMKARYQPVLRWTLDHRVPVLLGSTAVVLASLTLLPFVGREFIPILEEGALTPQIVRLPSVSLPESIAIEKQTQKVMLEFPEVQMSVSKIGRPDIAVGPEEPNESDPIVTLRPRNGWTTAQTQSGLVDAIRKRLAEIPGISVLMSQPIQERVDELISGIRTECAIKLFGDDLDLLYQNAEIIADLMRTVEGVKDVKVEQVAGQPYLTIDIDREKIARYGINVSDVHDIVTTAVGGKPATQVYEGERRFQLTLRFPEPYRNSIGAIGDIRVRSASGAPIPLSELATIEMREGPARISREQAKRRIYIGFNVVGRDIGSVVDEGRKLLAERIRLPQGYTVAWGGAFENMERANARLLLVVPITLGLVFFLLFWAFHSLRYAALIILNLPFALIGGVVSLWLSDQYLSVPASIGFIELFGLAVGNGIVLVSYINQLRNEGQQTEAAIMTGCVLRLRPVVMTMMTTLLGLLPLVLAQGIGAEVQRPLATVVVGGLFTSTALTLLVLPALYRTFAEQEAAKEHAPEWV; translated from the coding sequence ATGATTGCCTCACTGTTGGAGTTCTCGCTCCGCCAATCGATCCTCGTCATCGGACTGGCCTGCATGTTTTCCGTGGCCGGCCTGTTCGCCTTTCAATCTATCCCCATCGATGCCTACCCCGACGTGACCAATGTGCAGGTGCAGGTGTTGACGGAAGCGCCTGGCCTCTCTCCCGTTGAAGTGGAACGCTTCATCACCTATCCGATCGAACTGCAGATGAACGGGCTGCCGGGCCTGACGGAAATCCGCTCGTTGTCCAAGTTCGCGCTCTCTCAGCTGACGGTGGTGTTCGAGGATGATGTGGATGTGTACTTTGCCCGCCAGTTGGTGTTGGAGCGGATCATGGCGGTCAAGGAGCGGTTGCCGGCGGGTATCGATCCGGTCCTGGCGCCGGTCACGACTGGACTGGGAGAGATCTACCAATACTATCTCGAAGGCCCGCAAGCCCATGCGACCGATACGGCGCTCGTAGAGGCCGAGTTGACGAATCAGCGGACGGTGCAGGATTGGGTACTCCGCCCCTTGCTGAAGAGTGTGCCGGGCGTGATCGATGTGAACGGCCTGGGCGGATTCGTGAAGCAGTTCCAAGTGCTGGTGGATCCCGACAAGTTGCGCAAATACAGCCTGACGCTGCACGACATCTATGAGGCGGTGCAGAAGAACAATGCCAATTCCGGCGGCAATGTGCTGGAACGGCATGCGGAACGCGCCATTGTGCGGGGACTGGGACTCATCAAAACCCTGCCCGACATCGAGCGTATCGTCGTGAAGGAAGCGGGCGGCACACCCGTGTTCGTCCGTGATGTGGCAGAGGTTCGTATCGGTCATGCGGTGCGCCATGGCGCGGCCGTGTTGAACGGCGAGCGGGAGGTGGTGGCGGGCACGGTGTTGATGTTGCGCGGAGGCAATGCACGTGAAGTCGTCCAAGCCGTGAAACGCCGGGTCGACACGATTCAGCAGGACGGGTTGTTGTCGGAAGGCCTCAAGATCATCCCGTTTTATGACCGGATCGAGCTCGTGACAGCGGCCATCAATACCGTGCGCGATGCCTTGATCGAGGGCATCGTCCTGGTGACCATCGTATTTTTCCTATTTCTGGGCCATGTGCGGAGCGCGATCGTCGTCACTGTGTCTCTGTTGGTCACGCCACTGATGACGTTCCTGGTGATGCAACGCGTGGGGCTTTCCGCCAACCTCATGACCCTGGGTGGCCTGGCGATCGGTATCGGTGAAATTGCCGACGGATCGTTGGTCGTGGTGGAGAATGTCTATCGCCATCTCTCCGAAAATCATCTGCATCAGCGGTCCCGGCTTGAGGTGATTTTCCGGGCCACCAGCGAGGTAGGGCGGCCGATCGTGTTCGGCATCCTGATCATCAGCGTCGTCTTCCTTCCCCTCATGACTCTGCACGGGATGGAAGGGAAAATGTTTGCCCCCCTGGCCTATACGCTGGTGATTTCGCTGCTGATGTCGGTGGTCGTCACCTTGACCCTCTCGCCGGTTCTGGCGTCCCTGATCCTGCGCGGCGACCATCCGGAAGAGACCCGGCTCACCCGGTGGATGAAGGCCCGCTATCAGCCGGTGCTCCGTTGGACGCTCGACCATCGGGTGCCGGTGTTGCTGGGATCGACGGCGGTGGTGCTGGCGAGTCTGACCCTGCTGCCGTTCGTGGGACGGGAATTCATTCCGATTCTGGAGGAGGGCGCATTGACGCCGCAAATCGTGCGGCTGCCGAGTGTCTCGTTGCCGGAGTCGATCGCGATTGAGAAGCAGACGCAGAAAGTCATGCTGGAGTTTCCGGAAGTGCAGATGTCGGTGAGCAAGATCGGACGCCCCGATATCGCCGTCGGTCCGGAGGAGCCGAATGAGAGCGATCCGATCGTGACGCTGCGTCCGCGCAACGGTTGGACCACGGCACAGACCCAATCGGGATTGGTCGATGCGATCCGGAAGCGTCTTGCGGAGATTCCCGGTATCTCTGTCCTGATGAGTCAGCCGATCCAGGAGCGGGTCGATGAGTTGATCTCCGGCATCCGGACTGAATGCGCCATCAAGTTGTTCGGGGACGATCTCGACCTGCTGTATCAGAACGCCGAAATCATTGCGGACCTGATGCGGACCGTGGAAGGCGTGAAAGACGTCAAGGTCGAACAGGTTGCCGGGCAGCCCTATCTGACGATCGACATCGATCGGGAGAAAATCGCCCGTTACGGGATCAACGTGTCGGATGTGCACGACATCGTTACGACGGCGGTGGGCGGCAAACCGGCCACGCAGGTGTATGAGGGGGAGCGTCGATTTCAGCTGACCCTGCGTTTCCCGGAGCCCTATCGCAACAGTATCGGGGCCATCGGAGATATCCGGGTACGATCCGCATCCGGCGCGCCGATTCCCTTGAGCGAGCTCGCGACCATCGAGATGCGCGAAGGCCCGGCGCGTATCAGCCGTGAGCAGGCGAAGCGGCGGATCTACATCGGGTTCAATGTGGTGGGGCGCGACATCGGCAGTGTCGTGGATGAAGGCCGGAAGTTATTGGCCGAGCGGATCCGGTTGCCGCAGGGGTATACGGTGGCGTGGGGCGGGGCGTTCGAGAATATGGAGCGCGCGAATGCGCGGTTGCTGCTGGTGGTGCCGATCACGCTCGGGTTGGTCTTCTTTTTGCTCTTCTGGGCGTTTCACTCGCTGCGGTATGCCGCCTTGATCATTCTGAATCTGCCGTTCGCCTTGATCGGCGGCGTCGTATCGTTGTGGCTTAGCGATCAGTATCTGAGTGTGCCTGCCTCAATCGGGTTTATCGAACTGTTCGGGTTGGCGGTGGGAAACGGCATCGTGCTCGTCTCCTACATCAATCAGTTGCGGAATGAGGGGCAGCAGACGGAGGCGGCGATCATGACGGGCTGTGTCTTACGGCTTCGCCCGGTCGTGATGACGATGATGACGACGTTGCTCGGCCTCCTGCCGCTGGTCCTGGCCCAGGGGATCGGCGCCGAAGTGCAGCGGCCGTTGGCCACCGTGGTTGTCGGCGGCCTGTTCACCTCGACCGCATTGACCTTGCTGGTCCTCCCGGCCCTGTACCGGACCTTTGCCGAACAGGAGGCCGCGAAGGAACATGCCCCGGAGTGGGTGTGA
- the mgtA gene encoding magnesium-translocating P-type ATPase codes for MENRRPFWACSPDEVLRDLRAVPEGLSTVEAEQRQVVSASARLTPQRDSQPFRLLLAQFRSPIILILLFASGVSFFLAEHSDALIILAIILVSALLSFWQEYSAARAVAGLLALVQITAQTWRDGRLREVPADDIVPGDIVELSAGSSLPGDARLLDAKDLFVDEATLTGETYPAEKSTGTLTDAVPSQKRTNSLFLGTHVVSGQARAVIVAVGKDTEFGRIAHRMQVRAPETEFERGVRRFGYLLLEVTLLLVFSIFAVNVYLARPVLESFLFSMALAVGLTPQLLPAIISVNLSHGAKRMAQQKVVVKRLTSIENFGSMNVLCSDKTGTLTMGSMRLHAALDLQGRPSEKVLFLAQLNAMFETGFSNPLDEALRRHRSVDLTGYRKLEEEPYDFVRKRLSILVATPQTHVLITKGAVDSMLTACLDAEQSDGTVVSIDEVRDSIRQQVRELSAQGFRTLGLACRNMGAVDRVSKEHETAMTFLGLVAFADPPKPGMAETIATLKGLGVSLKMVTGDQALVAAYVGRAVGLENPHLLTGTDLRGMSDDALRTRANSIDIFAEIEPNQKERIIRALRASGNVVGYLGDGINDAPALHAADVGISVDSAVDVAKEAADLVLLEHDLGVLVQGVREGRMTFANTLKYVFMATSANFGNMFSMAGASLFLPFLPLLPKQILLTNVLTDLPEMTIATDRVDHELIERPRRWDIPFIRRFMLTFGLVSSLFDYLTFGVLLLLLHSTAGQFRTGWFVESVLSASLIVLVIRTRRPCYTSRPSSALLITTLLTGLGTMLLPVTPVGAFLGFEPLPPIFWAAMLGILLAYVVVAEFAKQLFYRQVQNGS; via the coding sequence ATGGAGAATAGACGACCCTTTTGGGCCTGTTCTCCGGATGAGGTGCTTCGCGACTTGCGTGCCGTACCGGAGGGGTTGAGCACCGTCGAGGCCGAACAGCGGCAGGTCGTCTCCGCGTCCGCCCGGCTCACGCCCCAGCGAGATAGTCAGCCGTTCCGGCTCTTGCTGGCCCAGTTCCGAAGTCCCATCATCCTCATCCTGCTCTTCGCTTCCGGAGTGTCGTTTTTTCTCGCAGAACATAGCGATGCGCTCATCATCCTGGCCATCATTCTGGTCAGCGCCCTGTTGAGTTTCTGGCAGGAATACAGCGCGGCCCGCGCCGTGGCCGGCCTGTTGGCGCTCGTGCAGATCACGGCTCAAACATGGCGGGACGGCCGGTTGCGCGAGGTGCCTGCCGACGACATCGTGCCGGGCGATATCGTGGAGCTTTCGGCTGGGTCGAGTTTACCCGGAGACGCGCGGCTGCTCGATGCCAAGGATCTGTTCGTCGATGAAGCGACCTTGACGGGGGAGACCTATCCGGCAGAGAAATCGACAGGAACACTCACGGACGCGGTCCCCTCGCAGAAGCGGACGAACAGCCTGTTTCTGGGCACCCATGTGGTGAGCGGGCAGGCGCGGGCCGTGATCGTGGCGGTGGGCAAGGACACGGAATTCGGCCGCATTGCCCATCGGATGCAGGTGCGGGCGCCGGAAACGGAATTTGAGCGGGGCGTGCGCCGATTCGGATATCTATTGCTGGAAGTCACGCTGCTGCTGGTGTTCTCGATATTCGCGGTGAACGTGTATTTGGCGCGCCCGGTCCTTGAGTCCTTTCTGTTTTCCATGGCGTTGGCCGTCGGCCTGACGCCGCAACTGTTGCCGGCCATCATCAGCGTCAATCTCTCCCACGGCGCTAAGCGAATGGCGCAGCAGAAGGTGGTCGTCAAACGCCTGACCTCGATTGAAAATTTCGGCAGTATGAACGTGTTGTGCTCCGACAAAACCGGCACCCTGACCATGGGGTCCATGCGGCTGCACGCGGCACTGGATCTTCAGGGCCGGCCGAGCGAGAAGGTGTTATTCCTCGCCCAGCTGAACGCGATGTTCGAAACGGGATTCTCGAATCCGCTGGATGAAGCGTTGCGCCGACACCGGTCGGTCGATCTCACCGGTTATCGCAAGCTGGAGGAAGAACCGTACGACTTCGTCCGCAAACGGCTCTCGATCCTCGTGGCGACCCCGCAGACGCACGTGTTGATCACGAAAGGGGCCGTGGACAGCATGCTGACGGCCTGTCTCGATGCTGAACAGTCGGACGGCACCGTGGTGTCGATCGATGAGGTCCGGGATTCCATTCGACAGCAGGTTCGCGAACTGAGTGCGCAAGGATTTCGCACGCTGGGGCTGGCCTGCCGTAACATGGGCGCCGTTGATCGTGTCTCCAAGGAACATGAAACGGCGATGACCTTTCTGGGTCTGGTGGCCTTTGCCGATCCTCCGAAACCCGGCATGGCCGAGACCATTGCGACGCTCAAAGGCCTCGGGGTCTCGTTGAAAATGGTGACCGGGGATCAGGCGCTGGTGGCGGCGTATGTCGGGCGGGCGGTTGGGCTGGAGAATCCGCACCTGCTTACGGGAACTGATCTGCGCGGCATGAGCGACGACGCGCTACGCACGCGCGCAAACAGCATCGATATCTTCGCGGAAATCGAACCCAATCAAAAGGAACGCATCATCCGTGCGCTGCGCGCTTCCGGCAATGTGGTTGGATATCTCGGCGACGGCATCAACGATGCCCCGGCTCTCCACGCGGCGGATGTCGGCATTTCAGTCGATAGCGCCGTCGATGTCGCCAAAGAAGCGGCCGATCTCGTCCTGTTGGAGCATGATTTGGGCGTGCTGGTGCAAGGCGTTCGCGAGGGCCGCATGACCTTCGCCAATACGTTGAAATATGTGTTTATGGCCACCAGCGCGAATTTCGGCAACATGTTCAGCATGGCCGGGGCCTCGCTGTTCCTGCCGTTTCTCCCGCTGCTGCCGAAGCAGATCCTGCTGACGAATGTCTTGACCGATCTTCCAGAAATGACCATTGCCACCGACCGGGTCGATCACGAACTGATCGAGCGGCCCCGCCGATGGGATATTCCGTTCATCCGGCGATTCATGCTCACCTTCGGTCTGGTGAGTTCCCTGTTCGACTACCTCACGTTCGGAGTCCTCTTGCTGCTGTTACACTCAACGGCCGGCCAATTTCGCACCGGTTGGTTTGTCGAGTCCGTGCTGTCGGCCTCGTTGATCGTGCTCGTCATTCGCACCCGCCGGCCCTGTTATACCAGCCGGCCCTCTTCCGCGTTGTTGATCACGACGCTCCTGACGGGACTGGGGACCATGTTGCTGCCGGTGACACCGGTGGGAGCGTTCCTGGGATTCGAACCGCTGCCACCGATCTTCTGGGCGGCGATGCTCGGAATTCTGTTGGCCTATGTGGTGGTGGCGGAGTTCGCGAAGCAGTTGTTTTACCGGCAGGTTCAGAATGGGAGTTAG
- a CDS encoding ATP-binding protein yields the protein MAVSTPHSNTPSYDPQVLLDSQPVTVNVIDPADHSVQFQNRTSLEIFSDMAGSRCHAKIAGKAAPCEFCRMPEALARGGVVSEEVDMPDGRRLLIHWAKAPTTDGRVHVIETIVDVTKRKQDEQSLRQSQKMEALGRLAAGIAHDFNNLLMVVIGHAQRVAQQLGSHPCHHEVEMIGQAGSRAAALTKKLLTFSRRQVLEQRDVPLNTLIRDMEDILRRLIGEQIQTVIVLDPRAGHVLGDPVQIEQVLLNLALNARDSMAEGGILTIETGNADLDEAYVRVHPGAVPGPYVKLVVEDTGCGIDAETLAHIFEPFFSTKEFGKGTGLGLATVYGIVKESRGYIDVTSQPGRGSRFTVMWPRVLTQTGEAEPVAASRAVPAACATILLVEDDEGIRRLVSAVLRDQGYEVLAATDGVEALQMLQLRKGGCDLLITDVILPRMKAAVLAQGARTMFPNIKVLYISGYSGDMLVSHGVDAQAAYLQKPFLPQAIIEKVAELLPARPQ from the coding sequence ATGGCCGTTTCCACGCCGCACTCCAATACTCCGTCGTATGATCCGCAGGTGCTGCTCGATTCACAGCCGGTGACCGTGAATGTGATCGACCCTGCCGACCATTCCGTGCAATTCCAAAATCGAACCTCGCTGGAAATATTCAGTGACATGGCCGGCTCCAGATGTCATGCGAAAATCGCGGGGAAGGCGGCTCCCTGTGAGTTTTGCCGCATGCCTGAGGCGTTGGCGCGCGGAGGCGTGGTGTCCGAGGAGGTGGACATGCCCGATGGCCGCCGTCTCCTGATCCATTGGGCCAAGGCCCCGACGACGGACGGACGGGTCCATGTGATTGAAACGATCGTGGATGTGACGAAACGCAAGCAGGACGAGCAGAGCCTGCGGCAGTCGCAGAAGATGGAGGCACTCGGGCGGCTGGCGGCCGGCATCGCGCACGATTTTAACAATCTGCTCATGGTGGTGATCGGCCATGCGCAACGGGTGGCACAGCAGCTCGGCTCGCATCCTTGCCATCATGAAGTGGAGATGATCGGGCAGGCGGGGAGCAGGGCGGCCGCCTTGACGAAGAAGCTGTTGACGTTCAGCCGACGCCAGGTGCTGGAGCAACGGGATGTGCCGCTCAATACGTTGATTCGCGACATGGAAGATATTCTACGCCGTTTAATCGGCGAGCAGATTCAGACGGTGATTGTGCTCGATCCCAGAGCCGGGCATGTGTTGGGCGATCCCGTGCAGATCGAGCAGGTGTTGCTCAATCTGGCCCTCAATGCGCGCGATTCCATGGCGGAAGGCGGGATTCTCACGATCGAGACGGGCAATGCCGATCTGGATGAGGCGTACGTGCGTGTTCACCCGGGCGCGGTTCCTGGTCCCTACGTCAAACTCGTGGTGGAGGATACCGGATGCGGGATCGACGCCGAGACGCTCGCCCATATCTTTGAACCGTTCTTCAGCACGAAGGAGTTCGGCAAAGGCACCGGCTTGGGGTTAGCCACCGTCTATGGCATTGTGAAGGAGAGCCGCGGTTATATCGATGTGACCAGCCAGCCGGGACGCGGCTCGAGGTTTACGGTGATGTGGCCTCGGGTGCTGACGCAAACAGGAGAAGCCGAGCCGGTGGCGGCGTCTCGCGCGGTTCCGGCCGCTTGCGCGACTATCCTGCTTGTGGAAGACGATGAGGGCATTCGGCGTCTCGTCTCAGCCGTGCTCCGGGACCAGGGGTATGAGGTGTTGGCGGCCACCGACGGCGTCGAGGCCCTGCAAATGTTGCAGTTGCGAAAAGGGGGCTGCGACCTCCTGATCACGGATGTGATCCTGCCGAGAATGAAGGCGGCCGTGCTGGCACAGGGGGCGAGGACGATGTTTCCGAACATCAAAGTGCTCTATATTTCCGGTTATTCCGGCGACATGCTGGTGTCCCATGGGGTGGATGCGCAAGCGGCCTACCTGCAAAAGCCGTTTTTGCCTCAGGCCATTATCGAAAAGGTGGCCGAACTCCTGCCCGCGCGCCCGCAGTAG
- a CDS encoding sodium:calcium antiporter, with the protein MLASWTILVLSGAMIVMAGTKLSRCGDQIAALTGLGRLWVGVVLMAAATSLPEVFTTVSAGLLDAPDLAAGDLFGAVLANMFTLGLIDLIHRDKRVWEQAAFEHTLVAALAMLLTGLAAFLVLFRSGTGASAIEGGSALLFLAYVFGMRMVFRQEDVKRRQRAQQLLAEAEADDDHTRESVRRDGLRRAAIGFVAATVVLIIAAPLLAKSAKDIADQSGVSTTFVGTSLVAVVTTLPELVTSLAAVRLGAFDLAVGNLFGSNAFNMAAFLFTDLAYAGGPLLGAIDSTHALTALWGILMMNVGLMGIVYRVEKRYWLIEPDSLVMILGYLLGLWLLFR; encoded by the coding sequence TTGCTCGCGTCATGGACCATCCTCGTGCTGAGCGGAGCCATGATCGTCATGGCGGGGACGAAACTCTCGCGCTGCGGCGACCAGATAGCGGCGTTGACAGGCCTTGGGCGACTGTGGGTCGGCGTCGTGTTGATGGCGGCTGCGACGTCGCTGCCCGAGGTATTCACGACCGTCAGCGCCGGTTTGCTCGATGCGCCGGACCTGGCCGCCGGAGATCTCTTCGGCGCGGTGCTTGCCAACATGTTCACCCTTGGCCTCATCGACCTTATCCATCGCGACAAGCGCGTCTGGGAGCAGGCGGCTTTCGAGCATACGCTCGTGGCTGCGCTGGCGATGCTCCTCACTGGATTAGCCGCGTTTCTGGTATTGTTTCGGAGTGGGACGGGTGCTTCGGCAATCGAAGGGGGAAGCGCTCTTCTCTTTCTGGCCTATGTTTTCGGCATGCGGATGGTGTTTCGGCAGGAAGACGTCAAGCGGCGCCAGCGGGCACAGCAACTCCTTGCCGAGGCGGAGGCTGACGACGACCACACGCGAGAGTCAGTCCGGCGTGACGGACTGCGCCGCGCCGCCATCGGATTCGTCGCCGCTACGGTGGTCCTGATCATCGCCGCCCCACTGCTTGCCAAGTCAGCCAAGGATATCGCGGATCAATCGGGAGTCAGCACGACCTTCGTCGGGACGTCGCTCGTTGCGGTGGTGACGACATTGCCTGAGTTGGTCACGTCTCTGGCCGCCGTCCGGCTCGGGGCCTTCGATCTTGCAGTGGGCAATCTCTTCGGCAGCAATGCCTTCAATATGGCGGCCTTCTTGTTTACCGACCTGGCATACGCCGGTGGGCCATTACTCGGTGCGATCGACTCCACTCATGCGCTGACCGCCCTTTGGGGCATTCTGATGATGAATGTAGGGCTGATGGGGATTGTGTATCGAGTGGAGAAGCGGTATTGGCTCATTGAACCGGATAGCCTGGTGATGATCCTCGGGTATCTGCTCGGCCTCTGGCTATTGTTCCGATGA
- a CDS encoding PilZ domain-containing protein — protein sequence MSKRKNTRVEMNRPIELQGPRGTSQGVVRDFSPGGCRIEQPDAKVHCGMRLTLRISLPDRREPIEIKPAVVTWTGKESFGVEFLSLSQDIRARVKIVYDLLLEAQSSAESERVISLPSVSWT from the coding sequence ATGTCGAAACGGAAGAACACACGAGTGGAGATGAACCGGCCCATTGAGCTTCAGGGGCCTCGCGGGACCAGCCAGGGCGTCGTGCGGGACTTCTCTCCGGGCGGGTGCCGGATCGAACAGCCTGACGCCAAGGTGCATTGCGGAATGCGATTGACGCTGCGCATCTCACTGCCCGATCGCCGGGAACCCATCGAAATCAAACCCGCCGTTGTCACCTGGACCGGCAAGGAGTCATTCGGGGTCGAATTCCTGTCGCTCTCTCAGGACATACGGGCTCGTGTGAAAATTGTGTACGATCTGCTCCTGGAGGCACAGTCAAGCGCAGAGAGCGAACGAGTCATCTCCCTCCCCTCCGTCTCCTGGACATAG
- a CDS encoding tetratricopeptide repeat protein produces the protein MPLFTQSVLIGVLGQTLFAFGTAMATEPPQPAPIALVEQPWAVSLDMTGYRVQIDGIKPDGRRYVFATNSAASMHLSVTLEAVSGQATEQGCLAHLERIARTSPEQPQQDITRYEIRQVPVLEYLLPETKGTAVDQLHLFACVRKDNVYADIHVAKTGFTTGDDSRLRAVLQSLDIVPAPLAGSLDHFRAGSAPYLQGQFRQAIPHYEQAIALERAHSTLGKAVWRLLVHNLGVAYGMTGDLARAKTTLDYGLSRDPANSLFHYYLARTYAGMNDREKAMQSLHAAFHNDRQRETDDRIPDPRQDVSFRRFMLDPTFRDLAESLMQPAI, from the coding sequence ATGCCATTATTCACACAGTCAGTTCTAATCGGCGTGCTCGGCCAGACCCTGTTCGCATTCGGGACCGCCATGGCAACGGAGCCACCGCAGCCCGCACCCATCGCCCTCGTGGAACAGCCCTGGGCCGTGAGCCTCGACATGACCGGTTACCGTGTGCAGATCGACGGGATCAAACCGGATGGACGGCGATATGTCTTCGCCACCAACAGCGCCGCATCGATGCATCTCTCGGTCACGTTAGAAGCGGTGTCCGGTCAGGCTACGGAACAAGGCTGTCTTGCCCATCTGGAACGCATCGCGCGGACATCACCGGAACAACCCCAGCAGGACATCACGCGATACGAAATCAGGCAGGTGCCTGTCCTCGAGTATCTGCTGCCAGAGACCAAAGGAACCGCGGTAGATCAACTCCACCTGTTTGCCTGCGTCCGTAAAGACAACGTCTACGCAGACATTCATGTTGCCAAAACCGGTTTCACGACCGGAGATGATTCACGATTGCGAGCGGTGCTGCAAAGCCTCGACATCGTCCCCGCACCCCTGGCCGGCAGCCTCGATCACTTTCGAGCAGGCAGCGCGCCCTACCTTCAAGGGCAATTCAGGCAAGCCATCCCGCACTATGAACAGGCGATCGCGTTGGAACGAGCACACTCGACCCTCGGCAAGGCCGTCTGGCGCCTGCTCGTTCATAACCTGGGGGTGGCTTACGGCATGACCGGTGACCTGGCACGCGCCAAGACTACGTTGGACTACGGTCTCTCACGAGATCCTGCCAACTCACTGTTTCATTACTACCTCGCCCGCACCTATGCGGGGATGAACGACCGGGAGAAGGCCATGCAATCCCTCCACGCGGCCTTCCACAACGATCGTCAGCGAGAGACGGATGACCGCATACCGGATCCCCGACAGGATGTTTCATTCAGGCGATTCATGCTGGATCCGACATTTAGGGATTTAGCGGAGTCCCTCATGCAGCCCGCTATTTGA